A single Proteobacteria bacterium CG1_02_64_396 DNA region contains:
- a CDS encoding GNAT family N-acetyltransferase: MVRKAVASDIPRLHALLAAYAANGEMLPRPLTELYEHLRDFFVAEANGQLIGAAGLQVFWADLGEVRTLVVDSDFRMGGVGRALVNACVGEAAALGIRRIFALTYRADFFKKLGFETVDKASLPHKVWTVCINCSKFPACDEEAVVLQLDAEGRPLGGVSAWHV, translated from the coding sequence GTGGTCCGCAAGGCGGTGGCCTCCGATATTCCCCGCCTTCACGCCCTGCTGGCCGCCTATGCCGCCAACGGCGAGATGCTCCCCCGTCCATTGACCGAACTCTACGAGCACCTGCGTGATTTCTTCGTTGCCGAGGCCAACGGGCAGTTGATCGGGGCGGCGGGGTTGCAGGTGTTTTGGGCCGACTTGGGCGAGGTGCGCACCTTGGTGGTCGATTCCGATTTCCGCATGGGTGGGGTGGGGCGGGCGCTGGTGAATGCCTGTGTGGGTGAGGCGGCGGCCCTCGGCATTCGGCGAATCTTCGCCCTGACCTACCGCGCCGACTTTTTCAAAAAGCTTGGGTTTGAGACGGTTGACAAGGCGAGCCTGCCCCACAAGGTGTGGACCGTCTGCATCAATTGCAGCAAATTCCCCGCCTGTGACGAGGAGGCGGTGGTCTTGCAACTCGACGCCGAGGGGCGTCCACTGGGGGGCGTTTCGGCTTGGCATGTATGA
- a CDS encoding DNA repair protein RecN: protein MLTQLSIRNLLLIDRLDLEFGPGLTVLTGETGAGKSLLLGAVELALGGKGRTQVGEGSDRGEVFAVFDPPAAHPVRQRLEDQGFNRDGEIILGRVLFATGRSRATLNDRPVTLEVLAEIGSMLVETTGQDAQIGLLSGAAQRAVLDRFAGAGSVVAEVAQAAKGWRQAQRDLEALREAAKSQNERREILAHRLNALEALAPQPDEIETLRGQRERLRHARQIVEAVEAAREGLDRAIPDLETCAGALDQAIRWDEGLREAAELLNQAQTFAEEALRALPRLEDEENGPSLETIEERLFALSDWSRRLGCPPEELPQALTQVQEEFAGLEHIDDTLRGAEKRLDLAEQTWREAAARLSALRRKSAPLLARAVQARLQALNLGGGSFSVDLNDEGVLGDPHGFETATFRFQSHPGLPAGPLAAVASGGERSRLLLALKLALGEGDAIPTSIFDEVDVGIGGPTAGAVGKLLRELGERRQVVSITHLAPVAACGHSQIVVGRDGERPLLAVTMVDGAERVRELARMLGDPNAPSALEHAQSLLNLAP, encoded by the coding sequence ATGCTCACCCAGCTTTCCATCCGCAACCTGCTGCTTATCGACCGTCTCGACCTTGAATTCGGCCCCGGCTTGACGGTGCTCACCGGAGAGACCGGTGCGGGCAAATCGCTGCTGCTTGGCGCGGTTGAACTCGCCTTGGGCGGTAAAGGGCGGACCCAAGTGGGGGAGGGGAGTGACCGGGGTGAGGTCTTCGCCGTCTTCGACCCCCCGGCGGCCCACCCGGTCCGGCAACGCCTTGAAGATCAAGGATTCAACCGCGACGGCGAGATCATTCTAGGAAGGGTGTTGTTCGCCACCGGGCGGAGTCGCGCAACCCTGAACGACCGCCCCGTCACCCTTGAGGTGCTCGCCGAAATCGGCTCAATGCTGGTCGAGACGACCGGCCAGGATGCCCAAATCGGCCTGCTCAGCGGCGCGGCACAGCGGGCGGTGCTCGACCGTTTTGCCGGTGCAGGCTCGGTGGTGGCCGAGGTGGCCCAGGCCGCCAAGGGGTGGCGGCAGGCCCAACGCGATCTAGAGGCGCTGCGTGAGGCTGCAAAAAGCCAAAACGAACGACGTGAAATCTTGGCCCACCGCCTCAATGCGTTGGAGGCGCTGGCGCCGCAACCCGATGAAATTGAAACCTTGCGGGGCCAGCGCGAGCGACTGCGCCACGCCCGGCAGATTGTCGAAGCGGTGGAGGCAGCGCGGGAGGGGCTCGACCGGGCGATTCCCGATCTTGAAACCTGCGCAGGGGCCCTCGATCAGGCCATCCGTTGGGATGAAGGTCTGCGTGAGGCGGCCGAGCTGCTCAATCAGGCCCAAACCTTTGCCGAGGAGGCGCTGCGGGCGCTGCCGAGGTTGGAGGATGAAGAAAATGGGCCGAGCCTGGAGACGATTGAGGAGCGGCTCTTTGCGCTTTCGGATTGGTCCCGCCGCCTCGGATGCCCCCCCGAGGAACTGCCCCAGGCGCTGACCCAAGTGCAGGAGGAATTCGCAGGGCTGGAGCATATCGACGACACCCTGCGCGGCGCCGAAAAACGGTTGGATCTGGCTGAACAAACGTGGCGCGAGGCAGCCGCCCGGCTGTCGGCGCTGCGTCGAAAATCGGCGCCGCTGCTCGCCAGGGCGGTGCAGGCCCGCTTGCAGGCGCTCAACCTAGGGGGGGGCAGCTTTTCGGTTGATCTGAACGACGAGGGGGTGCTGGGCGATCCCCATGGGTTTGAGACGGCAACCTTCCGGTTTCAGAGCCACCCAGGCCTGCCCGCCGGTCCCTTGGCGGCGGTCGCTTCGGGGGGGGAGCGCTCTCGGTTGCTCTTGGCGCTCAAACTCGCCCTAGGCGAGGGGGACGCCATCCCCACCTCGATCTTCGACGAGGTCGATGTCGGCATCGGCGGTCCGACGGCGGGGGCGGTGGGCAAGCTGCTGCGCGAGTTGGGGGAGCGGCGCCAGGTGGTGTCGATCACCCATCTGGCCCCGGTGGCCGCTTGCGGACACAGCCAGATCGTCGTGGGCCGGGATGGCGAACGTCCGCTGCTTGCGGTGACGATGGTTGATGGGGCCGAGAGGGTGCGCGAATTGGCCCGAATGCTGGGCGATCCCAACGCCCCGTCCGCTTTGGAACATGCGCAGTCTTTGTTGAACTTGGCCCCTTAA